The Pseudomonas azotoformans genome has a segment encoding these proteins:
- the rplE gene encoding 50S ribosomal protein L5 translates to MARLQEIYRKEIAPKLKEELKLGNVMEVPRVTKITLNMGLGEAIGDKKVIEHAVADLEKITGQKVVVTYARKSIAGFKVREGWPIGVKVTLRRERMYEFLDRLLSISLPRVRDFRGLNAKSFDGRGNYSMGVKEQIIFPEIDYDKIDALRGLDITLTTTAKNDDEGRALLRAFKFPFRN, encoded by the coding sequence ATGGCACGACTACAAGAGATTTACCGGAAGGAAATCGCCCCTAAGCTTAAGGAAGAACTTAAGCTTGGGAACGTGATGGAAGTTCCGCGCGTTACCAAAATCACCCTGAACATGGGTCTGGGCGAAGCGATCGGCGACAAAAAAGTCATCGAGCACGCTGTTGCTGACCTGGAAAAGATCACCGGCCAGAAAGTCGTTGTGACCTACGCTCGGAAATCCATCGCTGGCTTTAAAGTCCGTGAAGGTTGGCCGATCGGCGTCAAAGTGACCCTGCGCCGTGAGCGTATGTACGAATTCCTGGATCGTCTGCTGTCGATCTCCCTGCCTCGGGTCCGCGACTTCCGCGGCCTGAATGCCAAGTCCTTCGATGGTCGTGGTAACTACAGCATGGGCGTGAAAGAGCAGATCATCTTCCCGGAAATCGACTACGACAAGATCGATGCTCTCCGCGGTCTGGACATCACCCTGACCACCACTGCCAAGAACGATGATGAAGGTCGCGCCCTGTTGCGTGCTTTCAAATTCCCGTTCCGCAACTGA
- the rplN gene encoding 50S ribosomal protein L14: MIQTQSMLDVADNSGARRVMCIKVLGGSHRRYAGIGDIIKVTVKEAIPRGKVKKGQVMTAVVVRTRHGVRRADGSIIRFDGNAAVLLNNKQEPIGTRIFGPVTRELRTEKFMKIVSLAPEVL; this comes from the coding sequence ATGATTCAGACTCAATCCATGCTCGATGTGGCCGATAACAGCGGCGCTCGCCGTGTTATGTGCATCAAGGTGCTGGGTGGCTCCCATCGTCGTTACGCTGGTATCGGTGACATCATCAAAGTTACCGTCAAGGAAGCAATTCCTCGCGGTAAAGTGAAAAAAGGCCAAGTGATGACTGCTGTTGTAGTCCGCACTCGTCACGGCGTACGTCGTGCTGATGGCTCCATTATCCGCTTTGATGGCAACGCTGCTGTTCTTCTGAACAACAAGCAAGAGCCGATCGGCACCCGTATCTTTGGGCCAGTGACCCGTGAACTTCGTACTGAGAAGTTCATGAAGATCGTCTCGCTCGCCCCAGAAGTGCTGTAA
- the secY gene encoding preprotein translocase subunit SecY, producing the protein MAKQGALSALGKGGMSELWARLRFLFLAIIVYRIGAHIPVPGINPDRLADLFRQNEGTILSLFNMFSGGALERMSIFALGIMPYISASIIMQLMTAVSPQLEQLKKEGEAGRRKISQYTRYGTVVLALVQAIGMSVGLAGQGVAFTGDFGFHFVAVSTFVAGAMFMMWLGEQITERGVGNGISMLIFAGIVAGLPRAIGQSFESARQGDINIFALVAIGLLAVAIIGFVVFIERGQRRIAVHYAKRQQGRKVFAAQTSHLPLKVNMAGVIPAIFASSILLFPASLGTWFGQSENMGWLQDLSQSIAPGQPLNILLFSAGIIFFCFFYTALMFNPKDVAENLKKSGAFIPGIRPGEQSARYIDGVLTRLTLFGALYMTAVCLLPQFLVVAANVPFYLGGTSLLIVVVVVMDFMSQVQSHLVSHQYESLMKKANLKGYGSGMLR; encoded by the coding sequence ATGGCTAAGCAAGGTGCTCTCTCAGCGCTCGGCAAAGGCGGTATGTCTGAACTTTGGGCTCGTCTGCGTTTTCTGTTCCTGGCGATTATCGTCTACCGAATAGGCGCACACATCCCGGTTCCAGGTATCAACCCGGACCGACTCGCAGACCTGTTTCGACAGAATGAGGGGACCATTCTTAGCTTGTTCAACATGTTTTCCGGCGGCGCGCTGGAACGGATGAGCATCTTTGCACTGGGGATCATGCCGTACATTTCGGCATCGATCATCATGCAACTGATGACCGCCGTCAGCCCGCAGCTGGAGCAGTTGAAGAAGGAAGGTGAAGCTGGCCGTCGCAAGATTAGCCAGTACACCCGCTACGGCACTGTCGTCCTCGCCCTCGTCCAAGCTATCGGCATGTCCGTTGGCCTGGCTGGGCAGGGCGTTGCGTTCACTGGTGACTTTGGCTTCCATTTCGTCGCGGTATCCACATTTGTGGCTGGTGCGATGTTCATGATGTGGCTGGGTGAGCAGATTACTGAACGTGGTGTTGGTAACGGTATCTCGATGTTGATTTTCGCAGGTATCGTCGCCGGTCTTCCGAGAGCGATTGGGCAGTCTTTCGAGTCTGCACGTCAGGGTGATATCAACATTTTCGCCTTGGTTGCCATCGGTTTGCTGGCAGTAGCGATTATCGGTTTTGTGGTGTTCATTGAGCGTGGTCAGCGTCGTATTGCTGTTCACTACGCCAAGCGTCAGCAGGGCCGTAAGGTCTTTGCTGCGCAGACCAGCCACTTGCCGCTGAAAGTGAATATGGCCGGTGTTATTCCGGCAATTTTCGCGAGCAGCATTTTGCTGTTTCCGGCTTCGTTGGGTACCTGGTTTGGTCAGTCCGAAAATATGGGCTGGCTGCAGGACCTCTCTCAGTCGATCGCTCCTGGTCAGCCGTTGAATATTCTGCTGTTTAGTGCAGGGATTATTTTCTTCTGCTTCTTCTATACGGCGTTGATGTTCAATCCGAAAGACGTAGCGGAAAACCTGAAGAAGTCCGGTGCCTTTATTCCGGGCATCCGTCCAGGTGAGCAGTCTGCACGCTACATTGATGGCGTTCTGACTCGTTTGACCCTGTTCGGTGCTCTATATATGACGGCCGTGTGCTTGTTGCCCCAGTTCCTGGTGGTTGCAGCAAACGTTCCGTTCTACCTTGGCGGGACCTCGTTGCTGATCGTGGTCGTGGTTGTGATGGACTTCATGTCCCAAGTACAATCGCACCTCGTTTCGCACCAGTACGAATCCCTGATGAAGAAAGCCAACCTGAAGGGCTACGGCAGCGGCATGTTGCGCTGA
- the rpmJ gene encoding 50S ribosomal protein L36, which yields MKVRASVKKLCRNCKIIRREGVVRVICSAEPRHKQRQG from the coding sequence ATGAAAGTTCGTGCATCGGTGAAAAAGCTGTGCCGTAACTGCAAGATTATTCGCCGCGAAGGTGTTGTTCGAGTAATTTGCAGCGCGGAACCGCGTCACAAACAGCGCCAAGGCTGA
- a CDS encoding DNA-directed RNA polymerase subunit alpha, with protein sequence MQISVNEFLTPRHIDVQVVSPTRAKITLEPLERGFGHTLGNALRRILLSSMPGCAVVEAEIDGVLHEYSAIEGVQEDVIEILLNLKGLAIKLHGRDEVTLTLSKKGSGVVTAADIQLDHDVEIVNPDHVIANLASNGALNMKLTVARGRGYEPADSRQSDEDESRSIGRLQLDSSFSPVRRIAYVVENARVEQRTNLDKLVIDLETNGTLDPEEAIRRAATILQQQLAAFVDLKGDSEPVVIEQEDEIDPILLRPVDDLELTVRSANCLKAENIYYIGDLIQRTEVELLKTPNLGKKSLTEIKDVLASRGLSLGMRLDNWPPASLKKDDKATA encoded by the coding sequence ATGCAGATTTCGGTAAATGAGTTCCTGACACCCCGCCACATTGATGTGCAGGTTGTCAGTCCAACCCGCGCCAAAATTACTCTCGAGCCTCTCGAGCGTGGTTTTGGCCACACCCTGGGCAACGCGCTGCGCCGCATCCTGTTGTCCTCAATGCCCGGCTGTGCAGTAGTCGAGGCCGAGATTGACGGTGTGCTCCACGAGTACAGCGCCATCGAAGGTGTACAGGAAGACGTAATTGAAATCCTGTTGAACCTTAAAGGTCTGGCTATCAAGCTGCACGGCCGTGACGAAGTTACGCTGACCTTGTCGAAGAAGGGTTCGGGGGTGGTTACCGCTGCCGATATTCAGCTGGATCATGATGTCGAGATCGTTAACCCCGATCACGTAATCGCTAACCTGGCGTCTAACGGCGCCCTGAACATGAAGCTCACCGTAGCTCGTGGTCGTGGTTATGAACCGGCCGACTCGCGTCAGAGCGATGAAGACGAAAGCCGCAGCATTGGTCGCTTGCAGCTTGACTCTTCGTTCAGCCCGGTTCGCCGTATCGCATACGTGGTGGAAAACGCCCGTGTCGAACAGCGTACTAACCTGGACAAGCTGGTTATTGATCTGGAAACCAACGGTACTCTGGATCCTGAAGAGGCTATCCGCCGCGCTGCAACCATTCTGCAACAGCAGTTGGCTGCGTTCGTCGACCTCAAAGGTGACAGCGAACCAGTGGTAATCGAGCAGGAAGACGAGATCGATCCGATCCTGCTTCGCCCGGTTGACGATCTGGAACTGACTGTACGTTCGGCTAACTGCCTTAAGGCGGAAAACATTTACTACATCGGCGACCTGATTCAGCGTACCGAAGTAGAACTGTTGAAGACTCCGAACCTGGGCAAGAAATCCTTGACTGAAATCAAGGACGTTCTGGCCTCCCGCGGTCTGTCCCTCGGCATGCGCCTCGACAACTGGCCGCCTGCAAGTCTTAAGAAGGACGACAAGGCGACTGCCTGA
- the rplQ gene encoding 50S ribosomal protein L17, protein MRHRKSGRHLSRTSSHRKAMFQNMAVSLFEHELIKTTLPKAKELRRVAEPLITLAKTDSLANRRLAFDRTRSKAIVGKLFNDLGKRYATREGGYLRILKCGFRAGDNAPMAYVELVDRATAGEAVSAE, encoded by the coding sequence ATGCGTCATCGTAAAAGTGGTCGTCACCTGAGCCGTACCAGCTCGCACCGCAAGGCCATGTTTCAAAACATGGCGGTGTCGCTGTTCGAGCACGAGCTGATCAAAACTACACTGCCGAAAGCTAAAGAACTGCGTCGCGTTGCTGAGCCGCTGATCACTTTGGCCAAGACAGACAGCCTGGCTAACCGCCGTCTGGCTTTCGACCGTACTCGTTCGAAAGCTATCGTTGGTAAGCTCTTCAACGACCTGGGCAAGCGTTACGCTACCCGTGAGGGTGGCTACCTGCGCATCCTCAAGTGCGGTTTCCGCGCTGGCGACAACGCGCCTATGGCGTACGTCGAGTTGGTTGATCGTGCTACTGCCGGTGAAGCTGTAAGCGCCGAGTAA
- the rpsD gene encoding 30S ribosomal protein S4: MARYIGPKCKLARREGTDLFLKSGVRAIESKCNIEAAPGIHGQRRGRQSDYGTQLREKQKVRRIYGVLERQFSGYYKEAAGKKGATGENLLQLLECRLDNVVYRMGFGSTRAESRQLVSHKSISVNGQTVNVPSYQVRAGDVVAVREKAKNQLRIVQALDLCAQRGRVEWVEVDTEKKSGVFKNVPARSDLSADINESLIVELYSK, encoded by the coding sequence ATGGCTCGTTACATTGGTCCAAAATGCAAACTCGCTCGTCGCGAAGGCACCGATCTCTTCCTGAAGAGCGGCGTGCGCGCGATCGAATCGAAGTGCAACATTGAAGCAGCACCTGGTATCCACGGCCAACGCCGCGGTCGCCAGTCCGATTACGGCACCCAACTGCGTGAAAAGCAGAAGGTCCGTCGTATCTACGGCGTTCTCGAGCGTCAGTTCAGCGGCTACTACAAAGAAGCTGCTGGCAAGAAAGGTGCAACCGGTGAAAACCTGCTGCAACTGCTCGAATGCCGTCTGGACAACGTTGTATACCGTATGGGCTTTGGTTCGACTCGTGCCGAATCCCGTCAGCTGGTATCGCACAAGTCGATCAGCGTTAACGGTCAGACCGTAAACGTTCCGTCCTACCAGGTTCGTGCTGGTGACGTGGTCGCAGTTCGCGAGAAAGCAAAAAACCAACTTCGCATTGTCCAAGCTCTCGATCTGTGTGCCCAACGTGGCCGCGTAGAATGGGTAGAAGTAGACACTGAGAAGAAGTCGGGCGTTTTCAAGAACGTTCCTGCTCGCAGTGATCTGTCCGCCGACATCAACGAAAGCCTGATTGTCGAGCTCTACTCCAAGTAA
- a CDS encoding catalase, with protein sequence MSQNKILTTASGAPVADNQNSRSAGPRGPLLLDDFHLIEKLAHFNRENIPERRVHAKGSGAYGTFTVTQDITQYTSAKLFESVGKQTPTFLRFSTVGGERGSADTERDPRGFALKFYTEEGNWDIVGNNTPVFFIRDPLKFPDFIHTQKRLPQSNLKSAQMMWDFWSHSPEALHQVTILFSDRGIPDGYRHMHGFGSHTYSLISAKGERHWVKWHYKTKQGIKNLAPAEAARLAGTDPDYAQRDLFGAIERGDFPKWRVCIQIMTEAQANAHYENPFDVTKTWSQKEFPLIEVGELELNRNPQNYFAEVEQAAFGPSNMVPGVGLSPDRMLQGRVFAYADAHRYRVGTNHQQLPVNAPRNQVNSYQRDGSMAFGSNGGAAPNYEPNSYADAPKQAPQYAEPALALSGAADRYDHREDTDYYSHAGALFRLMNDEQKALLTNNIAGAMGGVSSDVVQRQLQHFYKADPAYGEAIAKALGVSLN encoded by the coding sequence ATGAGCCAGAATAAAATCCTTACCACCGCCAGCGGCGCCCCCGTTGCGGACAACCAGAATTCACGTTCCGCCGGCCCACGCGGCCCGTTGCTGCTCGACGATTTTCATCTGATCGAGAAGCTCGCTCACTTCAACCGTGAAAATATCCCTGAGCGCCGTGTGCACGCCAAGGGTTCGGGTGCCTACGGCACTTTCACGGTCACCCAAGACATTACGCAGTACACCAGCGCCAAGCTGTTCGAGTCGGTGGGCAAGCAAACCCCTACCTTCCTGCGTTTTTCCACCGTAGGCGGCGAGCGTGGTTCGGCTGATACCGAGCGCGACCCACGCGGTTTCGCCTTGAAGTTCTACACCGAAGAAGGCAACTGGGACATCGTGGGTAACAACACACCGGTGTTCTTCATTCGCGATCCTTTGAAGTTCCCGGACTTCATCCACACTCAGAAGCGCTTGCCGCAAAGCAACCTGAAAAGCGCACAAATGATGTGGGATTTCTGGTCGCACTCCCCAGAGGCGCTGCATCAGGTCACCATCCTGTTTTCGGACCGTGGTATCCCTGATGGCTACCGTCACATGCACGGCTTCGGCAGTCATACCTACAGCCTGATCAGCGCCAAAGGCGAGCGTCACTGGGTCAAGTGGCACTACAAGACCAAGCAGGGCATCAAGAACCTCGCGCCGGCTGAAGCTGCTCGCTTGGCCGGTACTGACCCTGATTACGCCCAGCGTGATCTGTTTGGCGCGATCGAGCGAGGTGACTTCCCGAAATGGCGCGTCTGCATCCAGATCATGACCGAGGCCCAGGCCAACGCTCATTACGAGAACCCGTTCGACGTGACCAAAACCTGGTCGCAGAAGGAGTTCCCGCTGATCGAAGTCGGCGAGTTGGAACTGAATCGTAACCCGCAGAACTACTTTGCTGAAGTCGAGCAAGCTGCCTTTGGCCCAAGCAACATGGTTCCAGGCGTCGGCCTGTCGCCAGACCGCATGCTTCAAGGTCGTGTGTTCGCTTACGCCGATGCCCACCGCTATCGCGTTGGCACCAATCACCAGCAACTGCCGGTGAATGCGCCGCGTAACCAGGTGAATAGCTACCAGCGTGATGGTTCGATGGCCTTTGGCAGCAACGGTGGCGCGGCGCCTAACTACGAGCCAAACAGTTACGCCGATGCGCCGAAGCAAGCACCTCAGTATGCGGAGCCTGCATTGGCCCTGAGTGGCGCGGCTGACCGTTACGATCACCGTGAAGACACCGATTACTACAGCCACGCCGGTGCGCTGTTCCGCCTGATGAACGATGAGCAGAAAGCTTTGCTCACCAACAACATCGCCGGCGCGATGGGTGGCGTTTCCAGTGATGTGGTTCAACGTCAACTGCAGCACTTCTACAAGGCCGATCCGGCTTATGGAGAAGCAATCGCAAAGGCGCTGGGTGTATCGCTTAACTGA
- the rpsE gene encoding 30S ribosomal protein S5 → MSNNDQKRDEGYIEKLVQVNRVAKTVKGGRIFTFTALTVVGDGKGRVGFGRGKSREVPAAIQKAMEAARRNMIQVDLNGTTLQYAMKSAHGASKVYMQPASEGTGIIAGGAMRAVLEVAGVQNVLAKCYGSTNPVNVVHATFKGLKAMQSPESIAAKRGLTVKEIF, encoded by the coding sequence ATGTCAAATAACGACCAAAAGCGCGACGAAGGCTACATTGAGAAGCTGGTTCAAGTTAACCGCGTAGCCAAAACCGTTAAAGGCGGCCGTATCTTCACCTTCACCGCGTTGACCGTGGTAGGTGATGGTAAAGGCCGTGTTGGCTTCGGCCGTGGCAAGTCACGTGAAGTGCCTGCTGCGATCCAGAAGGCAATGGAAGCTGCTCGTCGCAACATGATCCAAGTTGATCTGAACGGCACCACGCTGCAGTACGCAATGAAGTCCGCCCATGGCGCTTCGAAGGTGTACATGCAGCCTGCTTCTGAAGGTACCGGTATCATCGCTGGCGGCGCTATGCGTGCTGTCCTCGAAGTTGCTGGCGTTCAGAACGTTCTGGCCAAGTGCTACGGCTCGACTAACCCGGTAAACGTGGTTCACGCCACTTTCAAAGGTTTGAAAGCTATGCAATCTCCTGAGTCCATCGCTGCCAAGCGTGGTCTGACTGTCAAGGAGATCTTCTGA
- the rpsN gene encoding 30S ribosomal protein S14, protein MAKMSMKNRELKRQLTVAKYAKKRAALKAIIVDLNASPEARWEATVALQKQPRDASASRMRNRCRLTGRPHGVYRKFGLGRNKLREAAMRGDVPGLVKASW, encoded by the coding sequence ATGGCCAAGATGAGCATGAAAAACCGCGAGCTGAAGCGTCAGCTCACGGTTGCCAAGTACGCCAAGAAGCGTGCAGCACTGAAAGCAATCATCGTTGATCTGAACGCAAGTCCAGAAGCGCGTTGGGAAGCTACAGTAGCTCTGCAGAAGCAGCCACGTGACGCAAGCGCTTCGCGCATGCGTAACCGCTGCCGCCTGACTGGTCGTCCACACGGCGTTTACCGCAAGTTCGGCCTCGGCCGTAATAAACTGCGTGAAGCGGCAATGCGTGGTGACGTACCAGGTCTGGTTAAAGCCAGCTGGTAA
- the rpmD gene encoding 50S ribosomal protein L30, which produces MATVKVTLIKSMTGRIPNHKLCVKGLGLRRIGHTVEVLDTPENRGMINKAYYMLRVEG; this is translated from the coding sequence ATGGCTACCGTTAAAGTAACGCTGATCAAAAGCATGACCGGCCGCATCCCTAACCACAAACTGTGTGTTAAAGGTCTGGGTCTGCGTCGCATCGGTCACACTGTAGAAGTCCTGGATACTCCCGAGAATCGCGGGATGATCAACAAGGCTTACTACATGCTGCGTGTAGAGGGTTAA
- the rplX gene encoding 50S ribosomal protein L24, translating into MQKIRRDDEIIVIAGKDKGKRGKVLKVLANNRLVIGGLNLVKRHTKPNPMSGVQGGIVEKEAPLDASNVAIFNGETNKADRVGFKVEDGKKIRVFKSTQKAVDA; encoded by the coding sequence ATGCAAAAGATTCGTCGTGACGACGAGATCATCGTGATCGCCGGCAAAGACAAAGGTAAGCGCGGTAAGGTGCTTAAGGTTCTCGCTAATAACCGTCTGGTTATCGGTGGTCTGAACCTGGTCAAGCGTCATACCAAGCCTAACCCGATGTCGGGCGTGCAGGGCGGTATCGTCGAGAAAGAAGCTCCGCTGGACGCTTCTAACGTCGCCATCTTCAACGGCGAAACCAACAAGGCTGACCGCGTTGGTTTCAAAGTAGAAGACGGTAAGAAAATTCGTGTCTTCAAGTCGACCCAAAAAGCGGTTGATGCTTGA
- the rplF gene encoding 50S ribosomal protein L6 has translation MSRVAKNPVKLPAGVEVKFAGQQLSVKGAKGTLELNIHSSVEIVEEAGELRFAARNGDQQTRAMAGTTRALVNNMVQGVSQGFERKLQLVGVGYKAQAKGTVLNLALGFSHPVDYELPAGITAETPSQTDILIKGIDKQLVGQVAAEIRDFRPPEPYKGKGVRYADEVVRRKEAKKK, from the coding sequence ATGTCTCGCGTCGCTAAGAACCCCGTTAAGCTGCCAGCCGGTGTCGAAGTCAAATTCGCAGGCCAACAGCTTTCGGTGAAGGGTGCCAAGGGCACTCTTGAACTGAACATCCATTCGTCCGTTGAGATCGTTGAAGAAGCTGGTGAGCTGCGTTTCGCTGCTCGCAATGGCGATCAACAAACTCGCGCAATGGCCGGTACCACGCGTGCGTTGGTAAACAACATGGTCCAAGGCGTAAGCCAAGGCTTCGAGCGTAAGCTCCAGCTGGTCGGTGTTGGTTACAAAGCGCAAGCAAAAGGCACGGTTTTGAACCTGGCCCTTGGCTTCTCGCACCCTGTGGATTACGAACTGCCAGCGGGCATCACTGCTGAGACCCCTAGCCAGACCGATATCCTGATCAAGGGCATCGATAAGCAGCTGGTAGGTCAAGTGGCCGCTGAGATCCGCGACTTCCGTCCACCAGAGCCGTACAAAGGCAAAGGTGTGCGCTACGCGGACGAAGTCGTCCGTCGTAAAGAAGCCAAGAAGAAGTAG
- the rplO gene encoding 50S ribosomal protein L15 yields the protein MKLNDLSPAPGSRREKHRPGRGIGSGLGKTGGRGHKGQTSRSGGTIAPGFEGGQQPLHRRLPKFGFVSLKAMDRAEVRLSELAKVEGDIVTVQTLKDANVINVNVQRVKIMLSGEVTRAVTIGKGIGATKGARSAIEAAGGKFEE from the coding sequence ATGAAACTCAATGATCTGAGTCCAGCGCCGGGTTCCCGTCGCGAAAAGCATCGTCCGGGCCGTGGTATCGGTAGCGGTTTGGGTAAGACTGGTGGCCGTGGCCACAAAGGTCAAACCTCCCGCTCCGGTGGCACCATCGCTCCAGGCTTTGAAGGCGGTCAACAGCCGCTGCATCGTCGCCTGCCTAAGTTCGGTTTCGTATCCCTGAAAGCCATGGACCGCGCAGAAGTGCGTCTGTCCGAGCTGGCTAAAGTGGAAGGCGACATCGTTACTGTGCAGACCCTGAAAGATGCCAACGTGATCAACGTCAACGTACAGCGTGTGAAAATCATGCTGTCCGGTGAAGTGACTCGCGCTGTCACTATCGGCAAGGGAATCGGCGCCACCAAAGGTGCGCGTTCGGCTATCGAAGCAGCTGGCGGCAAGTTCGAGGAATAA
- the rpsH gene encoding 30S ribosomal protein S8, which produces MSMQDPLADMLTRIRNAQMAEKSVVSMPSSKLKVAVAKVLKDEGYIAGYQISSDVKALLSIELKYFEGRSVIEEVKRVSRPGLRQYKSAEDLPKVRGGLGVSIVSTNKGVMTDRAARAAGVGGEVLCTVF; this is translated from the coding sequence ATGAGTATGCAGGACCCGTTAGCGGACATGCTAACTCGTATCCGTAATGCCCAGATGGCTGAAAAGTCCGTCGTAAGCATGCCATCTTCCAAGTTGAAGGTAGCTGTTGCCAAAGTCCTGAAAGACGAAGGCTACATTGCGGGTTATCAGATCAGCAGCGATGTAAAAGCACTGCTGTCCATCGAGCTGAAGTACTTCGAAGGCCGTTCGGTCATCGAGGAAGTGAAGCGCGTTAGCCGTCCAGGCCTGCGTCAGTACAAGTCCGCTGAAGATCTGCCGAAAGTTCGTGGCGGTCTGGGCGTGTCTATCGTCTCCACCAACAAAGGTGTGATGACGGATCGTGCTGCGCGCGCTGCCGGTGTCGGCGGCGAAGTTCTTTGCACTGTGTTCTAA
- the rpsK gene encoding 30S ribosomal protein S11 → MAKPAARPRKKVKKTVVDGIAHIHASFNNTIVTITDRQGNALSWATSGGSGFRGSRKSTPFAAQVAAERAGQAALEYGLKNLDVNVKGPGPGRESAVRALNGCGYKIASITDVTPIPHNGCRPPKKRRV, encoded by the coding sequence ATGGCAAAACCTGCTGCTCGTCCTCGTAAAAAAGTTAAAAAGACAGTGGTTGATGGCATCGCCCACATCCATGCTTCTTTTAACAACACAATCGTGACCATCACCGACCGTCAAGGTAACGCGCTTTCTTGGGCTACCTCCGGTGGTTCGGGTTTCCGCGGTTCCCGCAAGTCCACCCCGTTTGCTGCTCAAGTAGCTGCTGAACGTGCTGGTCAAGCTGCGCTGGAATACGGCCTGAAAAACCTCGACGTTAACGTCAAGGGTCCAGGTCCAGGTCGTGAGTCTGCTGTCCGTGCTTTGAACGGCTGTGGCTATAAGATCGCCAGCATCACCGACGTGACGCCAATCCCGCACAACGGGTGCCGTCCGCCGAAGAAGCGCCGCGTGTAA
- the rplR gene encoding 50S ribosomal protein L18 yields the protein MTDKKVTRLRRARKARLKMHELEVVRLCVFRSSQHIYAQVISADGNKVLASASTLDKELRDGATGNIDAATKVGQLVATRAKAAGVSQVAFDRSGFKYHGRVKALADAAREAGLEF from the coding sequence ATGACCGACAAAAAAGTTACTCGACTGCGTCGCGCTCGCAAAGCACGCCTGAAAATGCACGAACTCGAAGTCGTGCGTCTCTGCGTGTTCCGCTCGTCGCAGCACATCTACGCCCAGGTCATCTCGGCCGACGGCAACAAAGTCCTGGCAAGCGCCTCGACTTTGGATAAAGAACTGCGTGATGGTGCCACTGGCAACATCGACGCGGCCACAAAGGTTGGCCAGCTGGTCGCTACGCGTGCTAAGGCCGCTGGCGTCTCGCAAGTGGCTTTCGACCGCTCTGGCTTCAAGTACCACGGTCGCGTGAAAGCGCTGGCTGATGCTGCTCGTGAAGCTGGGCTGGAGTTCTAA
- the rpsM gene encoding 30S ribosomal protein S13 — MARIAGVNIPDNKHTVISLTYIYGVGRTTAQKICAVAGVNPAAKIKDLSDEQIEQLRGEVAKFTTEGDLRREINMKIKRLMDLGCYRGLRHRRGLPVRGQRTKTNARTRKGPRKPIRK; from the coding sequence ATGGCCCGTATTGCAGGCGTTAACATTCCAGATAACAAGCACACTGTTATCTCGCTGACCTACATCTATGGTGTTGGTCGCACTACTGCGCAGAAAATTTGCGCAGTTGCTGGGGTAAACCCAGCCGCTAAGATCAAGGATCTGAGCGACGAGCAGATTGAACAGCTGCGTGGCGAAGTGGCGAAGTTCACCACTGAAGGTGACCTGCGTCGCGAAATCAACATGAAAATCAAGCGTTTGATGGACCTCGGTTGCTATCGCGGTCTGCGTCATCGTCGTGGTCTTCCAGTACGCGGTCAGCGTACCAAGACTAACGCGCGTACCCGTAAAGGTCCGCGTAAGCCGATCCGCAAGTAA
- the rpsQ gene encoding 30S ribosomal protein S17, with product MAEAEKTVRTLTGRVVSDKMDKTITVLIERRVKHPIYGKYVKRSTKLHAHDETNQCHIGDKVTIRETRPLAKTKSWALVDVLERAVEV from the coding sequence ATGGCTGAAGCCGAAAAGACTGTCCGTACGCTGACTGGCCGTGTTGTCAGCGACAAGATGGACAAAACCATCACCGTTCTGATCGAGCGTCGCGTTAAGCACCCGATCTACGGTAAATATGTTAAGCGTTCGACTAAGCTGCACGCGCACGACGAAACCAATCAGTGCCACATCGGCGACAAAGTCACTATTCGTGAAACTCGTCCGCTGGCCAAGACCAAGTCTTGGGCACTGGTTGATGTTCTCGAACGCGCTGTGGAAGTCTAA